The DNA segment caacgcaacgaCTATTAACGAGCGTGCAAACTCACCTCATCTTGCTCCTTGGCGATCGTTGTCATCGAGTTGCGATAGATGTTCGGACAGGAGGACGCCTTCAACCGGTACCGGTGCGTGTTGAGCAGCGCACCGCGATAGTGGATCGAGTTCCGGTGCAGCCGCATGTCCTTGTAAAAGTTCGAGTACCGCATCGAATGCTGCCGGCCGAGCGAGGTTTGCTTCTTCAGACCGCCGCCCCGTGGCGCCACCGCCCGCTGGTGCAACCATTTGGTTTGCTTCGGCACCACGAGCGTCACGTTGGTGTCGACGTTCGGGTTGAAGATTTCATTTTCGTACACCACATCGAGCGAGTTGCCCCGGAAGCTGCGACATTTCTCCGTCCGGCTACCGTCACCAATactagcaccaccaccacccacgcCACCACCGCTTGCCGCATCACCGTGCGGTAACGGTACGACCAGCGAGCCGGCCAGTGCGACCTCATCCAACGACCACGTGCTGCCGCCCGCCTTTACGTGCAGCTCCTGCGCCCGCTTCTCACTCAGATAGCCGTCCTCCAGCGAGGCCACGCTGAGCGTCTTGAGCGACGCGTGAATCCCAAGACTAACGCCATCCGGGTGGTGCTCGTGCTCCTCTTCGTCGGACAGCTTCTCGTACGAGTTGAGCGTTTCCGTGCTGGCGAGCCGTGCCTTCGCTTGGGCCAACCGGCCGCTACGCTTGAACGTCTCCTTCGTGAGCACGTTATGGCGCAGAGATCGATGGCTGGCTTGCAAATTACCTCCTCCAGCACgtggaccaccaccaccaccgccggcacCGTGCTGTTCCTGCTCGCTGAAGAACGTCGGCAGTGCGACCTCGCTCGAGTACTTCTTCGTCATCGCCGGGTCCTCGGGCGGTATTGCCTGGTTCGCCTCGGTGTTCACGTTCGTCACGAGCGTGTCCAGCACGTGCTCTTTCGGGATGCCCGTCTCGATCAGCTTCTTGATCTCGTCCAGGTACACGCTCGAGTTCGAGAACGTCTGGATGCTCTGAGCCCTGCTCTCCAGCCGGCTTTCCTCGATCATCCACTCGGGGTCGCGCATCAGCGCACCCATCGCCACCATGTTAAACAGCGTGCCGGCCAGTATGAGCGTCGTTCCGCGCCAGCCAAAGTTGTTAATCAACCACTGGGTCAGCGGGGCGTACACGAACGTACCGATGCCCGTGCCGGACGCCCCGATACCGGTCGCAAAGGTGCGCCGCTTGTCGAACCAGAAGGCCACGCACACGACCACCGTCACGTAGCCGAAGCCGAGCCCCACCCCGGACAGGATGCCGAACGTAAAGTACAGCTGCTCGACCGACTGGCAGATGGAGGCGAGCACGAAGCCCATTCCCCCGATGAACCCACCGAGCATGGTCATCTTGCGGCAGCCGTACCGATCGACCAGGTTCGACATGATCGGCCCCGACAGGAGCGGTACCGCGATGAAGAGCGACCCGATCCAGGCCGTCTTCGACTTGGACTCGCCAAAGTAGTCGAGCAGCTCGGTGTAGATCAGGCCGAACGAGAACGACACGCCGTCCATGATGAGCGAGATCATGAAGGAGGAAAACACGATCACCCAACCGTACCCGCCGTCCGGGATTTTCGGCGGTTTCTTCTTGTACCCGCCCTCGTGGTACGAGGACAGGATCGAGTCCGCCTCCGACAGCTCGGATATCAGTCGAATGCGACGCgtgccatcaccaccac comes from the Anopheles coluzzii chromosome 2, AcolN3, whole genome shotgun sequence genome and includes:
- the LOC120950448 gene encoding uncharacterized protein LOC120950448, with the translated sequence MVLEIRVTDPSEKSITPERVKPFTEEQEDRRNNNRHSPGRIGRDELEAIKTNLLNTNEVTFSTVLDTDLGPPGSPPGRGGNYGKNLSMAQLKVPGVGGEPAGDGGGNGGGDGTRRIRLISELSEADSILSSYHEGGYKKKPPKIPDGGYGWVIVFSSFMISLIMDGVSFSFGLIYTELLDYFGESKSKTAWIGSLFIAVPLLSGPIMSNLVDRYGCRKMTMLGGFIGGMGFVLASICQSVEQLYFTFGILSGVGLGFGYVTVVVCVAFWFDKRRTFATGIGASGTGIGTFVYAPLTQWLINNFGWRGTTLILAGTLFNMVAMGALMRDPEWMIEESRLESRAQSIQTFSNSSVYLDEIKKLIETGIPKEHVLDTLVTNVNTEANQAIPPEDPAMTKKYSSEVALPTFFSEQEQHGAGGGGGGPRAGGGNLQASHRSLRHNVLTKETFKRSGRLAQAKARLASTETLNSYEKLSDEEEHEHHPDGVSLGIHASLKTLSVASLEDGYLSEKRAQELHVKAGGSTWSLDEVALAGSLVVPLPHGDAASGGGVGGGGASIGDGSRTEKCRSFRGNSLDVVYENEIFNPNVDTNVTLVVPKQTKWLHQRAVAPRGGGLKKQTSLGRQHSMRYSNFYKDMRLHRNSIHYRGALLNTHRYRLKASSCPNIYRNSMTTIAKEQDEPWYGSFIDTLKSIFDFSLFFEFRFGMLSISTLLLFVWYIIPYFYIPEYVLNYKYSEQDGANLISLIGITNTIGMVGLGWLGDQPWVDVGKTYGVCLAFCGASIFVMPWLIWSYPAMVVLCIIFGFTFASTFSFTPIIMVRLVSLDDFTVAYGLVLLVQGIGSLIGPPIAGFLYDVTNRWDDSFYAAGFFIFLSGVCAWLIGSLEQTADNEEEQDDGEKESEALSSTVTA